A genomic window from Clostridia bacterium includes:
- a CDS encoding glycine/betaine/sarcosine/D-proline family reductase selenoprotein B, whose amino-acid sequence MTKRIAHYINQFYGGIGGEDAAGTPLTIKEGHIGPGIALQRELGDGYEIVITIICGDNYYSENSEQVIDEVCKAIGEKGVDLLAAGPAFNAGRYGLACGGICTSVAKRLSIPVITAMHPENPAVEIYRKDLLIVAAAASAAGMKDAIRNMARLGKKIMNGEEILSAEEEGHIPRGKRLNQIVDEPAAVRAVQMLQKKLKGEPFKTEVVVEKYEEVAPAKPIKDLSQATIALVTEAGIVPFGNPDRIRHANATNWASYSLRGITDLEKGQYEAVHGGFDASFANEDPDRVLPVDALRYFEREGYIGKLHDIYYATVGNGTPVDRSMRFGEEIARELLEAKVDGVLIPSTUATGTRCGATLTKEIEKAGIPAACITAMSSIAEAVGASRIVIGGRIPYTCSNASLPWEREIEYRRKLVRAALDALCTEVEKPTVFSA is encoded by the coding sequence ATGACGAAACGAATAGCTCACTATATCAACCAGTTTTACGGCGGAATTGGCGGTGAAGATGCTGCTGGTACGCCGCTTACGATCAAAGAAGGGCATATTGGGCCGGGCATAGCGCTGCAAAGAGAACTGGGCGATGGCTACGAGATCGTGATAACCATCATCTGCGGTGATAACTACTATAGCGAGAATAGTGAGCAAGTTATTGATGAGGTCTGCAAGGCAATTGGTGAGAAGGGTGTGGATCTGCTGGCAGCAGGGCCAGCTTTCAATGCTGGACGATATGGGCTGGCTTGCGGCGGGATCTGTACTAGTGTCGCCAAGCGTCTCAGCATCCCCGTGATTACGGCCATGCACCCTGAAAACCCTGCAGTGGAGATCTATAGGAAGGACCTGCTCATCGTAGCTGCGGCAGCCTCGGCAGCCGGCATGAAAGACGCCATACGCAATATGGCGAGGTTGGGAAAAAAGATAATGAATGGCGAGGAGATTCTGTCGGCCGAGGAGGAAGGCCATATCCCTCGCGGCAAACGGCTTAACCAGATAGTAGATGAGCCTGCAGCCGTGAGGGCCGTGCAGATGCTGCAGAAGAAACTGAAAGGCGAGCCCTTCAAGACAGAGGTGGTAGTAGAGAAATATGAGGAAGTGGCGCCCGCCAAACCGATCAAGGATCTTTCACAAGCAACCATCGCCTTGGTGACTGAAGCGGGAATTGTCCCCTTTGGGAATCCGGATAGGATTAGGCATGCCAATGCAACGAACTGGGCGTCATATTCCTTAAGGGGGATCACCGATCTAGAAAAGGGACAGTATGAAGCCGTTCACGGAGGGTTTGATGCCAGTTTCGCCAACGAGGACCCAGATAGGGTTCTGCCTGTGGACGCTTTGAGGTATTTCGAAAGAGAAGGATATATTGGTAAACTGCATGATATCTACTACGCTACTGTGGGCAACGGTACACCGGTTGATAGAAGCATGAGATTCGGTGAGGAAATTGCCAGGGAACTGCTGGAGGCAAAGGTGGATGGCGTTCTCATCCCCTCCACCTGAGCGACTGGCACGCGTTGCGGTGCAACGCTAACCAAGGAAATAGAAAAAGCCGGAATACCTGCGGCATGTATTACAGCGATGAGCTCAATTGCAGAAGCAGTTGGAGCGAGCAGGATTGTTATTGGCGGTCGTATTCCTTATACGTGCAGTAATGCTTCTCTTCCATGGGAACGAGAAATCGAGTATAGGAGGAAGCTTGTAAGGGCCGCACTTGATGCCTTGTGTACCGAAGTCGAAAAGCCGACAGTATTCTCTGCATGA
- a CDS encoding glycine/sarcosine/betaine reductase component B subunit — translation MKLNLGAFEVEDVVFDSETAFADGVLRLNEQEIKDLVVQDGNLAGVRVDIVKPGERKRIIHVLDVIEPRIKLDSGLESFPGFMSAPITVGRGTTHRLSGVAVMESAELPWDAGGLLIPREGIIDMVGPGKYYSPFHKTINIVLSFELAEGRSDMEYDVAVRLAGIKVSKYLAETVRSLTPDVMDVFSTENRRSDLPNVVYIHQYQSQGTYAHTYCYGKDMYDNLPTVINPNEMIDGGLVSGNYAYACFKTPTYLHCNNPVVLELYKGHGINHNFAGVVIARGHNYTFYEKLRSAQYAAKLAKELDAQGAIITWEGGGNSAIEAMQTVKACEEVGIKAVIIAYEMGGPEGDAIALLDSVEEADAIVSAGSIEKKIVLPPLTPVGGGELRLARELGGIRMDASGSLEFDISHEMYCGANQTGFGLIAARDH, via the coding sequence ATGAAGCTGAATCTAGGCGCTTTCGAAGTAGAAGACGTTGTGTTCGATAGTGAAACGGCATTCGCGGACGGTGTTCTTAGGCTCAATGAACAGGAGATCAAGGACCTGGTTGTGCAGGACGGCAATCTCGCTGGTGTGCGAGTAGACATCGTAAAACCAGGGGAGCGAAAAAGGATCATTCATGTCCTTGATGTTATTGAGCCACGAATCAAACTAGACAGTGGGCTGGAATCCTTTCCGGGGTTCATGTCCGCCCCCATAACAGTTGGGAGAGGGACAACGCATCGGCTAAGTGGAGTCGCAGTGATGGAAAGCGCGGAACTGCCCTGGGATGCTGGGGGATTGCTGATACCCCGAGAAGGAATAATCGATATGGTTGGGCCCGGAAAATACTACAGTCCATTCCACAAGACGATCAACATCGTCCTCTCCTTTGAACTGGCTGAAGGCAGGTCAGATATGGAGTATGATGTCGCTGTTCGCCTGGCGGGCATCAAGGTATCGAAATACCTGGCGGAAACCGTCCGGAGCTTAACACCCGATGTGATGGATGTTTTCAGTACTGAGAACAGGCGAAGTGATCTTCCGAATGTAGTCTATATCCACCAGTATCAATCGCAAGGAACATATGCCCATACATATTGCTATGGCAAGGATATGTACGACAACTTGCCTACAGTGATCAACCCCAATGAGATGATTGACGGTGGCCTGGTCAGCGGGAACTATGCCTATGCCTGTTTCAAGACACCGACCTATCTACACTGTAACAACCCTGTGGTGTTGGAGCTATACAAAGGGCACGGGATCAACCACAATTTCGCCGGAGTGGTTATTGCCCGGGGACATAACTATACATTCTACGAGAAGCTTCGTTCTGCACAATATGCAGCCAAACTGGCCAAGGAACTGGATGCCCAGGGCGCCATCATAACATGGGAAGGAGGCGGCAACTCGGCAATTGAGGCGATGCAGACAGTCAAGGCATGTGAAGAAGTGGGCATCAAGGCGGTGATCATTGCCTATGAGATGGGTGGACCTGAAGGGGATGCCATTGCCCTGCTGGACAGCGTGGAAGAGGCCGATGCCATAGTGAGTGCGGGGAGTATCGAGAAGAAGATAGTCCTTCCGCCGCTCACGCCGGTTGGAGGCGGGGAACTGAGGTTGGCAAGGGAACTGGGTGGGATCAGGATGGACGCATCCGGCAGTTTGGAGTTTGATATCTCTCACGAGATGTACTGCGGCGCCAACCAGACCGGCTTCGGTTTGATTGCGGCACGTGATCACTAA